The DNA sequence GCTGATGCCCCGGGTGGCGGCGCCGCCCCAGGGGGTGGTGCCGGAGATGGTGCCGAGCGCCATGGTGGCGAGCGTGGCGAGGACGAGGGGGTTCATGCCCAGGCGCCGGTAGATGGGCAGGAACGCGGAGCAGATGATCATGTAGCTGGTGGTGCCGTCGCCGTCCAGGGCGACGAGCAGGGCGAGTACGGCGGTGCCTACGACGATCTTGACCGGGTCGCCCTTGGACAGGCGGATGATGGCCTGGCAGACCGGCTCGAAGAGCTTGACCTCCATCATCAGGCCGAAGTAGAGGACGGCGAAGAGGAGCAGGGCCGCGGTGGGCGCGACGGTGTCCAGACCGTTCATGATCATGTCGCCGAGCTTCGCGCCCTTGCCCGCGACGAGGGCGGCGGCGATCGGGGTGAGCATGATGGCGGTGAACGCGGAGAGGTGCTTCCGCATCACGAGCAGCATGAAGCTGCCCAGGGTGGCGAAGCCGAGGACGGCGAGCATCGTTGCTCCTTGGGGCAGGGCTGTCGGCCGCCGGTCGGACGGCGGCGCGGGACGCGTGGGGATCAGTGCCTGTCGGTTCGGGGGGTGACCGGCAGCGCACGCGTGGCCGTCCCCGGCTCGTGCGTGGGATGGGTCATGGTGCGTGCGGCTCCTGTACGGCGGTTCGGCGGGCGCACGGTCGCGGCGGGCGGCGGCCCGGTGGGGGCGGTCAGGAGTGCGCCTGACATGGCGGGGAGGTGGCTCGGTCCTCCGGGACGGCTGCTCCGGGAGGGGGCGGCTCCACCCACCACAGGACCGGACAACCGGTTTACCGGATTGCCGGTAGGTAACTAGAATCCAGCCATCGCGTCAATACCGAAGTGAGGAATTCGATGGCCGAACTCGCCAGAATCACCGTCGAGCCGCGCGAGCCGCTGGCCTCGGAGGTCTCCCGCCGCCTGATCGACTACCTGATGTCCGGCGAGGTCCAGCCCGGCGAGCGCATCCCGTCGGAGCGGCGGCTGACCGAGATGCTGGGGGTGAACCGGCCGACCGTGCGCGAGGCGATCAAGTCGCTCGGCTTCCTCGGCCTGCTGGAGATCCGCCAGTCCAGCGGGACGTACTTCCGCGGCGCGGACTCCGACGTGCTCTACCGCCTGTTCGAACTGGGGCTGGTGCTGGGCGAGCAGGGCGCCCGGGACATGGTGCAGGCCCGGGCGGAGCTGGAGGTGATCGTCGCCGGCCTGGCCGCGCAGGCGCGTGACGAGGCGGGCGTCGAGCTGCTGCGGGCCCGGCTGACGGCGATGCGGGAGTGCCCGGACGAGGAGTTCCCCGAGGCGGACACCGCCTTCCACGCGGCCCTCGGCGAACTGGCCGGCAACACGGTGCTGCGGGACATGCTCAAGGGCAT is a window from the Streptomyces capillispiralis genome containing:
- a CDS encoding FadR/GntR family transcriptional regulator; this encodes MAELARITVEPREPLASEVSRRLIDYLMSGEVQPGERIPSERRLTEMLGVNRPTVREAIKSLGFLGLLEIRQSSGTYFRGADSDVLYRLFELGLVLGEQGARDMVQARAELEVIVAGLAAQARDEAGVELLRARLTAMRECPDEEFPEADTAFHAALGELAGNTVLRDMLKGMRAMIQRGWVERTGTVRSREVAYDDHVPVYEAVAAGDPEAARAAMARHMEGASRRLMQALEQREA